Within Atribacteraceae bacterium, the genomic segment GGATTTGTGTTCTGAGTGTGGTAAGCCGCCTTGGTTTTCTTCGAATCCGGACTTCTTTTCTTGGATTAGGGAGAGTAGATATGGGTCATGATCTGGGCCGGCAGAACTGCGAGGGTCACGGAGCTGGAGCCTGAATCATGCGAATAGCTCCGGTCCTCACCGGTCTGGAGCAAGGTTCCCCTGCTTTTCCCATATCATCAACTGAGCCTGCCGGCTCCGGTGCGGCATATCGGGAACGTCAGTCCGATGGCGGCCGGAGCCTTGCGCCCCGGCCGCCCCTGCGTTACTCAGGACAGGAACCGAGGATGGTTTCGAATTCGTCCTCGTGGGCGATCTCTTCGCCCATTATGTGCCGGATGACATGGAAGGTGACCGGATCCTTACAGATATTTTGTAAATCCTGGAGAATCGAGTTATACACGTCGATTGCTCCGCGTTCGGCCTCAATCACCGCCTGGAGAATACCCCGCAGATCCCCGAAATCGACAGGGAGGTTGACCTTGGGGTAATTGGCGATTTTGGGCAGGTCGGCGAATTCCCGGACCGGCTGGCCACCCAGTTCGATGATCCGGTCGGCCAACTCATTGGCGTGTTCGAGTTCTTCTTTACCGATTTTCTCCAATGTTCCGGCCAGGGGTGGCGAGTTGAGCCCTTCGGCGAGCTTGGCGGCCAAGCCATAGTAATAGAAGGCCGCCCATTCGTCACAGAATGCCTTGTTCAAAAGATCGATCAGTTTGTCCACGTTCGGACCAGCCAGTTCTCTCGCTTTTTTTCCCATGTCACCAAACCTCCTCTGTAAACAATAATTTTTCTCCTTCTGGTTCTTGTTTTATATTATAAATATTATAAAGAGATTTTCAGTTTTGGGCAATAGGACGGTTGGACGTTGGAACTGCCCTCCGGAGGAATAGAGTTTGTGCAGCAAAGCGGTGTGATACAATACCTGTGGATTTCGGGAAACCGGTCAGAAGATCCGCAGACCGGGAAAAAGGGAAAAGGACTGTCACGCCATGGCACAGAGTCTCCGTCTTCTCCATACCGCCGACTGGCACCTGGGGCTGGTCTCGTGGAAAGCTTTGGGCGGGGTGGAACGCATCAAGGAGCAGAGAGAATGCCTCCGGATCATGAGCGAGGTCGCCCAGCAGGAACAGGTGGACTTAATCGTCCACGCCGGTGATCTCTTCCATCAGTACCATCAGCCTCCCCGTGAAGCCATCGCCCTGGCGGTGGAGACCATTCTCGGGATGAAAGATATCGCCCCCTTCGTCTGGGTGATGGGCAACCATGACTGGTATGCGGTGGAGGCGCTCAAGGAGGTCTTTCCCGACAACGTTTTTATCGTCAAACATTTCGAACCGGTGCCTCTGCCGGCTATTTCGGCGGTGGTTTATCCGCTTCCCTACCTCAGTTTGGCCCGTTTCCTGGGGATGACTCCGGGTAAGGATATCCAGGATCTAGCCCGCGAAAAGTTGGCCGCTCTTTTTGCCGGGTGGAGGAAACGGTTGGGAAGTGAGACCTGGAATATCCTCACCGCCCACCTGACCATGGAAGACCTGGCCGGGTACGCCGAGGTCAATGCGACCCGGGAAGTTTTTCTCAAGCCAGGAGATATACCCTCCGGATTTCATTACGGTGCCTTTGGACATCTGCATGCCCATATACCCTACCAGCGGCTGTCGTTTCCTCTTTATTACTCCTCTTCCCTGGTCCGGGACAATTTCGGTAACGAATCCGGGCAAGCCGGTTTTCTCCGTGTCGATTTCCACGAGGGACAGCACCCGCTCGTACGGCCGGTATTTTTCCAGACCAGCCAGCTCCTGACCGAACGTCTGGAGCGGGGAGACAATTTAGAGATTCTCCGTTCACGGATCGGGAGCCGGGCGGAAAGCGAGCGGACCTATGTCCGAGTGCGGTATGACCCTGCCGCTTTGTCTCCGGAAACCGTACTCCAAATCAAAGGGATGCGGAGTGATAACTGGCGGGTGGTGGTCACTGAACCGGAACGGTGCCGGGAAGCCTCACCGGACGAGGAAGAGGGGGTCAGCGAAGTCAGTATGGATACAATTCCGGTCCTCTTTGAAAGGTTTTGCCGGGAAAACCGCCTGGATGGTCGGGTCAACGACCTGTTCTGCCGCTATTACCGGGAGGTGCTGGAAGAGGAGGTCGATCGTGCGTCCGGTTAGGTTGATGATCCGGCGGTTTTTAGGGATCGAGGAGGCGACTCTCGACTTTCTTTCCCAATTGTTTGTCGTGGTCGGGCCAAACGGTGCCGGAAAATCCTCTTTATTTGAAGCACTCTATTATGCCCTCTTCGGGAAGGGGATCCGGACCGAGCGCAGCAAAAGGGAACTTCTACACCGGGCTTATCCCGATGAAGCCTTCCGGGTGGAACTGGAGTTCGATCTGGCTATAGACCGCTACCGGGTCACCCGGGAATACTCTCTGAAGCGGGGCAGCACCGCCGCCCTGGAGTACCGCGGCGATGATGCCTGGGATCCGGTCTGTTCGGGCGAACAGTCCGTCAACTCGGAAATCGCCCGCCTGAGTGGGTTGGACAGCGAGACCTTCCGTTCGTCGGTTTTTCTTCCCCAGGGTGAAACCCTCGCTTTTGTCGAGGCGACTCCGGCCCGCCGTTTTCGGATTCTCAGTACGCTCTTTGGACTGGACTCCCTGGACCGGGTCCGGGAGAAAGCCAAAGAACGCCTGGAACGGTTGGAAGGTACGCTCAGACCGGCCCTGGAACGCCGGGAGACCCTGGATCGGGACAACCTCGCCGAAACACTAAAACGGCGGCAGGCTGAACTCGCCCGACTCAGACAACGTTCGGGTGAACTGGAGCAGGCGACCCGCTTGGCCGAAGAAAAAGTCCGGGCACTGACCGTTCTACGGGATACTCTCCTCAGTCTGCGACAGGCGCGGGTGAGAATCACCGAATTGTCCCGGAATCGCCGGGAAGCCGAAGAAAAAGCGGAACTCGACCGGATGATCACCTCGGCGCTTACGGTTGCTGCTGGTTCTTACCCCCGCTGGCAAAAGGTCTTTGAGGCGCTTCACCTTAGCGGTACTGAACTCACCGAGCGGAAGAGGAAACAGAGTTCGGTTCACAAACAACTCGAAGAAAGCACGAAGGCTATCGAGGAAGGGGATCGGAAAGACAACGAGTTGCGGGAGCACCTAGAGCGGTTGACCGGTTACCGGGACCGCCTCGAGCGGGAAGGACGGCCGCTGGCCGGAGAGATTGATCGTCTGGCGGAGCGGTTAACGATGTGCGCTCAGGAGTTCACCCGGCTCAAGGAGGAAGAGAAAAACCTTACCAGATTGGTAGAACGGGAAAGCGCAGGACGAGAAACGGTTCTCGGCCATCTCGTTATCCAAGGGGCGAAGGTGGGCGAGGCGGAGCGGAACCTGGCTCTTTTGGTGCGGATCATCGAGCAAGGAGAACCTTTGCAGGCCCAATTGAACGATCTGGAGAACGAATGCCGGCACATCCACAACGAAGAACGGGTTCGGGGAGAGGAACTGGAGGCCTTGACCAAGACTGAACAGGCGCTACGCGGGCAGCTCCGGGAGTTGGCCGGACAGCGGGACGCTCTGCGTCTGGAAAAAGCGCAGGTGGAAGCGGTACACCGGGAGGCGGTTTGTCGGTTCGCTATTCAGGAACTCAATGAGAAATGGATGGAAACGGGGGTTTGTCCACTTTGCCGAAGTCAGATCCCACCGCCTTTGACCAGCAACGGACAGGAACCGATCGAAATCCTACACCAGGAAAATCAATACCGTGCCTTTCAGGAGCGATTGACCGGGTTGGAAACCGAATGCGCCGGTTTCGAATCGCAAATAGGGAATGCAAGGGAGCGGATCCGGGACCTGTCCCATCAGGTGCAGGTTATCCACGATCACCGGGAATCCCTCGGGCGGAAGCGGCGGGAGACGGCGGAAAAGCTCGAAGCGATCTTCCGCTGTTTGCTCGTAGATGAGCCCCTGCGGTGGGCCGGGATGACGGAGCGCTTGAACCGTGAGCGAGAAGGACTGGATCGAAAGCGGGAGGAATTACACCGCCTGGAAAAAGATCTGGCGGCCCGGGAAGAAAAACTCCGGGGATTTCAGGAACGGGAACAAGAAATCAGGCGCCGCCGTGAAGGGTATAACCGGGAGAACGAAACGCTTGCCGGAATGGAGCGGTCCAAGCAGCGGGAACTGGGCGAGGTCCTGGCGGGCATGAAGCTTTCCCGGGAGCAGTATCCGGACTCAGCCACCGCCTTTCATGACTACTGGGAACGTTGCCGGAAAGCCCATGATGAGAAACGGCAGGAGTATACCCGGATCGGCTCTGAACTGGCCCGCCTGCGGGAACGTCACTCCGGCTTGGAGGCTCGCCGGCGGGAACTGGAAGAAGAGATAGGGGACCTGGAAGTCCGAGTGGCCCGATTGCAGAGCGAAGAAAAGGAAAAACACCAGGCATTCCTGAAGGACCTGGCGGTTTACGGTTGGGACCTGGCCAAATTTCTCGATTTGAAAGATCGGGTCGTGGAAGGCTGGCAGGACCGGGTCATCAAGTTGACCGGGGAGATCGAACATCTGGAAAGTTTGATCCGGGAAGGAGAGGGGGTCCTCCGGGAAGGAACCGTCCGCTGGAACGTTCCGCTCGAGACTCTGGAAGGTACTTTGTCCGGGGAAGAAAGCGGACTCGCCCGACTGCGCCGGGAGGCCGGCGATGTCCGGGAACAAAGCGGGATCCTGAGCCAAGAAATCGAAACCCTGCGCACGAGGCAGGCGGAACGGGATACCCTGGAAAGGATGATCGGAGAGGTCATGGAGGAGCGGGAAACCCACCGCCGTTTGAAAGAAGCCCTGGAGGTCCGGGGATTCAAGAATTATCTCCTGGGTATCCTCCTCAAGGAACTGGAGAAAGAGTCCTCGGCCTTTTTGTGGGACCTGTCCGAGGGCCGCTACCGCCTCAAAGTGCAGATGTCCGGTGGTGAAACAGACATTATGGTTCTCGACGAGCGGTTGGGTGGACAGCTTCGTCTCCCGGCCGAGTGTTCCGGTGGTGAAAAGACTCTCATTGCCCTGTCTTTTTCCCTGGCCCTGTCCCGAATCCGGATGCGGGAATCAGGCCGGGGTGAGGTAGCGTGCCTGTTTATCGATGAAGGATTTTCCCCCCTGGACCGGGATCATCTGAGCCTGGTGGCTGACGCGATCCTGCGCCTGGGCCGTGATGGCAAAATGGTCGGCGTGGTGACCCATGATCCCCTCTTTGCCGCTCTCTTTCCCGTCCACCTGGAGGTAGGAGGAGGAAATATGGAATGGAAGGAAAACCGGGAGATCGGATGAGCTTACTCGCCTACCTTCGCCGTTCATCCGCGCAACTCGATCACTGGGTCGGTGACGAAACGGGGTTTTTCCACGACTCGGTCGAGGAGGGAGAGGAAATCCTGGGCGGGGAGGATTACCGGGAATTGAGAAGCCTCGAGGCCCTACCTGCCTGGCGGGCCCGAACCCGGCCGGCGGATCCGGACGAGGTGTGCCTGATCGACGGACGAATGCGGGTGCTCGCCCGGCTCTTGGTCGGGAAGGAGGTGCTCCTCCTCGCCGAAACCGCGGCCGGGCATGTCCGGTGGTGTCGGGAAGGAGGGCTGTCCATGGGTTTCTCCCAGCG encodes:
- a CDS encoding exonuclease SbcCD subunit D; amino-acid sequence: MAQSLRLLHTADWHLGLVSWKALGGVERIKEQRECLRIMSEVAQQEQVDLIVHAGDLFHQYHQPPREAIALAVETILGMKDIAPFVWVMGNHDWYAVEALKEVFPDNVFIVKHFEPVPLPAISAVVYPLPYLSLARFLGMTPGKDIQDLAREKLAALFAGWRKRLGSETWNILTAHLTMEDLAGYAEVNATREVFLKPGDIPSGFHYGAFGHLHAHIPYQRLSFPLYYSSSLVRDNFGNESGQAGFLRVDFHEGQHPLVRPVFFQTSQLLTERLERGDNLEILRSRIGSRAESERTYVRVRYDPAALSPETVLQIKGMRSDNWRVVVTEPERCREASPDEEEGVSEVSMDTIPVLFERFCRENRLDGRVNDLFCRYYREVLEEEVDRASG
- a CDS encoding SMC family ATPase, yielding MRPVRLMIRRFLGIEEATLDFLSQLFVVVGPNGAGKSSLFEALYYALFGKGIRTERSKRELLHRAYPDEAFRVELEFDLAIDRYRVTREYSLKRGSTAALEYRGDDAWDPVCSGEQSVNSEIARLSGLDSETFRSSVFLPQGETLAFVEATPARRFRILSTLFGLDSLDRVREKAKERLERLEGTLRPALERRETLDRDNLAETLKRRQAELARLRQRSGELEQATRLAEEKVRALTVLRDTLLSLRQARVRITELSRNRREAEEKAELDRMITSALTVAAGSYPRWQKVFEALHLSGTELTERKRKQSSVHKQLEESTKAIEEGDRKDNELREHLERLTGYRDRLEREGRPLAGEIDRLAERLTMCAQEFTRLKEEEKNLTRLVERESAGRETVLGHLVIQGAKVGEAERNLALLVRIIEQGEPLQAQLNDLENECRHIHNEERVRGEELEALTKTEQALRGQLRELAGQRDALRLEKAQVEAVHREAVCRFAIQELNEKWMETGVCPLCRSQIPPPLTSNGQEPIEILHQENQYRAFQERLTGLETECAGFESQIGNARERIRDLSHQVQVIHDHRESLGRKRRETAEKLEAIFRCLLVDEPLRWAGMTERLNREREGLDRKREELHRLEKDLAAREEKLRGFQEREQEIRRRREGYNRENETLAGMERSKQRELGEVLAGMKLSREQYPDSATAFHDYWERCRKAHDEKRQEYTRIGSELARLRERHSGLEARRRELEEEIGDLEVRVARLQSEEKEKHQAFLKDLAVYGWDLAKFLDLKDRVVEGWQDRVIKLTGEIEHLESLIREGEGVLREGTVRWNVPLETLEGTLSGEESGLARLRREAGDVREQSGILSQEIETLRTRQAERDTLERMIGEVMEERETHRRLKEALEVRGFKNYLLGILLKELEKESSAFLWDLSEGRYRLKVQMSGGETDIMVLDERLGGQLRLPAECSGGEKTLIALSFSLALSRIRMRESGRGEVACLFIDEGFSPLDRDHLSLVADAILRLGRDGKMVGVVTHDPLFAALFPVHLEVGGGNMEWKENREIG
- a CDS encoding ferritin-like domain-containing protein, with protein sequence MGKKARELAGPNVDKLIDLLNKAFCDEWAAFYYYGLAAKLAEGLNSPPLAGTLEKIGKEELEHANELADRIIELGGQPVREFADLPKIANYPKVNLPVDFGDLRGILQAVIEAERGAIDVYNSILQDLQNICKDPVTFHVIRHIMGEEIAHEDEFETILGSCPE